The window CCTCCCTGTGCCTTGTAAGAGTTGCTGTTTCGGATTTTGCTTTTTGTCATGATCACTACATGAAATTGCGGATGAAGATAGCGAGCAAGCTGAAGAGCCGCCACCCCTCCCCCGATAATCACTACATCCGCTTCTTTCTCCATTCTTTATCTCTCCTTTTTGTCTCTACACGCCTGTAACATTTTCCTCTATACTCCCCCGGAGATTTTTATTTGAATTTTTACAGATGTCTTGACACATATATTTGCATAAAATTAAACTATTGACAAGCATTTTTTGAAATCGTTTTTTTTGACAGAATCGAAAGGAGTGGGAAAAATGAAATATTTTGACTGTGCGGCCACTGTTCCAATGGACGAAGAAGCTCTTTCTGCCTATGTGGAAATCAGCAAAATATATTTTGGAAACAGCAAAAGCCATCATAACATCGGGATCAGCGCCCGGGACGTATTGGAGAACGGCCGCTCCATTCTTGCCGAACAAATGGGTGTAGAACCTAAAGGACTTTTTTTTACTTCAGGAGGAACAGAAAGCAATTTGCTTGCCATCATATCACTAGCCAGAAAAGCGCGGGAAATCGGCAGAGGAAACCATATCATCACGGCTGAAAGTGAACATGCTTCTGTCCTTTCCGCCGTTCACTTTCTGGAAAAAGAGGGATTTCAAATAACCAAACTGAAAATGGAAAAAAACGGTCAAATATCGACCGAACAAGTCCTTGAAAATCTTCGTCCTGACACGATATTGATTTCCATCCAACACGTGAATCAAGAAATCGGAACACTTCAACCTATACAGGAAATCAGCAGGCTTATCGATCGAAAAAAAGTGTTATTTCACACAGATTGCGTCCAATCTTTTGGAAAAGTCGATATACGAGAAATCATTCCTTATGTGGACAGTCTCTCCGTTGCTTCTCACAAAATCGGCGGACCGAAAGGAGTCGGAGCCGTCTATATTCGCCCAGACTGCTCCTATGAACCGGTCTTTCCGCTTCTTTCGCAAGAAGACGGATTCCGTGGCGGAACGATCAACGTACCCGGAATTGCCGCCTTCGCGTTAGCTGCTGCCAAAACAGATCCTCCATCTTACTGGAAAGAATGCTCAAGAAAGCGTAAACTTTTTCGTTCCGCCTTGCCAGACTTCCCATACACCATTTATGAGGCGGAACAAAGCGTCCAGCTTCCATCCATTATCGGAATGACCATGGACGGAATAGAAGGGCAGCTTGTCATGCTCGAATGCAACCGGCTTGGCTTTGCCATTTCCACCGGCAGTGCGTGTTCAGAAGGAAAAGGAGAAGGAACCAAAACGATTACCGCCATGAGAGAACCTGATGCTTCTGCAAAACAGTTTTTCCGAATATCCTTCAGCGATCAAACGCCTGATGTTGATATCATAGAGCTGGCAAAAACACTTTATGACATCGCTCGCCGGTTCTCTCCGGGTTCGCTAGCTCAACGAACTATGATACAATCGTAGTAGAAAATCGGCTAAAAGATATTGAAGCAATTGGAGGGATTTTGTTGTCTTCCGGCAGAAAAATTTTAGGGGAAGAAAGAAGAACGCTTATTTTGCAGTATTTAAAACAATCGTCTGATCCGATCACTGGAAGCGAACTAGCGAAAAAAACCAACGTTAGCCGTCAAGTGATTGTTAACGATATTACTATTTTAAAAGCAAGAAATGAACCGATTATTGCCACAAGCCAAGGATATATGTATTTACCTCAGTCAGGCAATGATGGCGTTTTTGAGCGGACGATCGCCTGTTATCATTCTCCGGATGAAGCGGAAGCGGAGCTTAATTTGCTTGTGGACTATGGTCTTACCGTAAAAGATGTGAAAATCGAACATCCTGTATACGGTGATTTAACAGCATCCATAATGGTATCCAATCGCAAAGAGGTCGAACAGTTTATGGCCAGAATTCGCGAAACGAACGCTGCCTTTTTGTCGGAGTTGACCGACGGTGTGCATCTCCATACTGTCAGTGCCAAGGATTCCCGCACTCTTGACGCAGCGGAAAAAGCCCTGAAAAAAGCAGGATTTCTCTTAGACGAATAGTTTGACGCCTCGGAGCACCCGCAAAGGTTTTATTGAATTTCCTGGCTTAATCGCTCTTTTCATTTCATTTATGAAAAAAGGGCATCAAAAGCCTTTTTGGCTGGATGCCCGTTTTCCATATTTAAATTTGATACGATAAATAGCTTCCAAGAACTTTGACTGTACAACCCAGCGCTTCCATCTCAGCAAAGGCGTTGGGAAGCAAAATGTCGTCCATCCTTTGATTAATATCGATAATGAAAAAATAGTTTCCCAGTCCGGTCTTGACCGGCCTGGATTCAATCTTGCTCAAGTTGATTTTTCGCCAAGCAAGCGCTGATAACACTTGATGAAGCGCCCCCGCTTGATCCGATGGCAATGTGACCATAATCGTCGTCTTCTCCACACCAGACTCATAAGGTAATTCCAGCTTTTGTTCTTCTTTGGACAGCACAATAAATTTGGTATGGTTGAAATCATAATCGTGAATATTTTCCTTCACGATGGTTAAGCCGTATTTTTCGGCGGATAATGAATTCCCAATCGCAGCGGTGAGCTCTTCCGGATGTTCACTTACGTAACGTGCAGCGGCAGCAGTCGATGCTGCTTCTTCACATGGCACTTTCTCAAAATATGTATGTAAAAACTTATAGCATTGGGCAATGGCATGAGGATGAGACATCACTTTTTCGATGTTCTTCCAACGCTCTGCATTTTGAGGATGCATTAATAAATGCTGCCGAATGGGGGCAATCAACTCTGCAATAATTTTTAAATCGACTTCCTGGGTTAAATAATCAATGGTTAAATTCACGGTTCCTTCCAAAGTATTCTCCAGCGGTACTACTGCCAAATCCGCTTTTCCTTCCATAACCTCATCCATACACTCCGGAATGGTCATGCATGCTTTTTTTTCCGCTTTTGGAAAAGCAGAACAAACGGCTAAATCTGTAAATGTCGCCGCAGGTCCTAAATAAGATATCTTCATTTGATTTCTCTCTCCCTCTGTCAAGAAAATTATGAAAAATGGAGTGACACTCCCATCGGTGTTTCACGGATGATTAATGGAGCTATTTAGGCATCAGAGGCAACTGCCCCTCCATGCGGGAACAAGAATGGTTAGTGGAACCAATCGGGCATTTAGAGGCAGTTAGACCTTTTCCCCTTCTCTTTTTTCTCCTGCACATCTCCTAAAAAGGGCTTACTGTCCCTTAATGTGGGAATAATATACCTAATTTTTATGCACCCGAACCTAGCACTTCCACTTTTTCGACAAATTCCAGTTTTTTCAGCTTGTTGAGCAAGTCATCCAAGTCCGTTGACATATTGGTCACGTCAAGCGAAAGAGTGACATTCGCCCGGCCTTGAATGGGAATCGTCTGGTGGATGGTCAGCACATTGCAATGGAAACGAGCCGCTACCTCGAGCAATTGTGACAGCGTCCCTGAACGATCCTCCAAATAAAAAAACAACGTAATGATCTTCTCTTTTACAACCGTATGGAAAGGGAATACGGTATCCCTGTATTTATAAAAGGCGCTCCGGCTTAAATCAACTTTGTTTACAGCATCTTGGACCGAATCGGCTTTTCCGCGTTCCAAAAGTTCTTTCACTTCCAACGTTTTTTTCATGGCTTCCGGCAGGACATCCTCACGAACTAAGTAAAATTTTTGATTCAGATCCTTTTTTCGCAATGCATTTTCCCCCAATTGCGATAAAATAAAACTTTTGGCAGTGCTAGTGGAAAAGAATCTTCGGCCGAACATAGCTTAACGAATAGTCCGGCCCGACTCCATCATTATTCGATAAATTCAAATTCGTAATCCAATAAACGGACAGTATCCCCGTCTTTCGCTCCTTTTGCTCTGAGAGCCTCATCGACTCCGAGGCTTCTCATTTGTCTAGCAAAGCGTCGGATGGATTCATCACGGGTAAAGTCTGTCATTTTAAACAGCTTTTCAATTTTTGCCCCACTCAGAACAAAGGCGCCATCAGGATCTCTTGTAATGGTAAACTCCTCTTCAGGCCGTTCGTATTTATACACGACTCGGTGAACGCCTTGTTTTTCTTCGGCATCATGAAGAGGAAATTCAGGTGTTTCTTCCAGCTTATCCGCAATCGCAAACAATAGCTCCCGTATTCCTTCTCTCGTTGCAGCTGAAATAGGAAAAACAGGATAGTCTTCTTGAAGTTTTTCTTTAAACCGTTTTAAATTTTCATGTGCTTCTGGAATATCCATTTTATTAGCCACAATAATTTGTGGTCTTTCGGTTAACCGTAAGTTATATTCTTTTAGCTCATTGTTGATCGTTACATAATCCTCATATGGATCTCGACCTTCTGACGCCGACATATCGATCACATGGACAATCACACGCGTTCGCTCAATATGACGCAAAAATTGGTGTCCTAATCCAACCCCTTGATGGGCTCCTTCAATCAGCCCGGGCAAGTCAGCCATCACAAAACTGCGGCCGTCTTCTGTTTCTACCACGCCAAGGTTAGGAACGATCGTCGTAAAGTGGTAATCGGCAATTTTAGGCCTTGCGCGTGACACTACAGATAACAGCGTAGATTTTCCTACACTTGGAAAACCGACAAGACCAACATCGGCAAGGAGCTTTAATTCAAGAACGACATATCGTTCTTCTCCCGGTTCGCCTTTCTCGCAAATTTCCGGAGCCGGATTCGCGGGAGTGGCAAAACGGGTATTTCCTCTTCCTCCTCTTCCTCCTTTAGCTACCACTACACGCTGGCCGTGTTCCGTTAAATCGGCAATGACTTCTTTTGTATCATCATCGATCACAACCGTTCCCGGCGGTACTTTGACCACCATATCCTCCGCATTTTTTCCATGCTGATTTTTACTCATTCCGTTTTCTCCGCGCGGCGCTTTAAAATGGCGCTGATAGCGGAAATCCATCAACGTTCTCAGTCCTTCGTCGACTTCGAACACAACATCGGCTCCTTTGCCGCCGTCTCCCCCGGCAGGACCGCCTTTAGGCACATATTTTTCACGTCGGAACGCTACCATGCCATTTCCGCCGTCTCCGCCTTTAACATAGATTTTGACTTGATCGACAAACATAGAAAACCTCCATTTACTTCCCAATAAAGTCTATTGAAGATCGTTTTATTCTAAATGGTACCATACAAGTTTTTTATCTTATACGTGTGTAAAGATCGCTTATCAAAAAAACGAAGAACAGATGGTCTTCTTTGACAAAGTTTATCTTTATTAAAAGGTTGCCGCTCTTTTTTGAAGAGCGCTGCAAATTTTTTTAACACGAGGGAGAGCTGGGGACTGCTCACCTAAGCATCCAGAATCCATTTATTTCTTCATCATCATTGGACTTCTTTCAAAACAGAATGGTTATGTCCTGTGCCAGCCACACTTGATGATTATCTTTCCATAGGAGAAAAACAAACTTGAAATTGCAAGTTCTCATCTGTTGAT of the Bacillus smithii genome contains:
- a CDS encoding IscS subfamily cysteine desulfurase → MKYFDCAATVPMDEEALSAYVEISKIYFGNSKSHHNIGISARDVLENGRSILAEQMGVEPKGLFFTSGGTESNLLAIISLARKAREIGRGNHIITAESEHASVLSAVHFLEKEGFQITKLKMEKNGQISTEQVLENLRPDTILISIQHVNQEIGTLQPIQEISRLIDRKKVLFHTDCVQSFGKVDIREIIPYVDSLSVASHKIGGPKGVGAVYIRPDCSYEPVFPLLSQEDGFRGGTINVPGIAAFALAAAKTDPPSYWKECSRKRKLFRSALPDFPYTIYEAEQSVQLPSIIGMTMDGIEGQLVMLECNRLGFAISTGSACSEGKGEGTKTITAMREPDASAKQFFRISFSDQTPDVDIIELAKTLYDIARRFSPGSLAQRTMIQS
- a CDS encoding transcription repressor NadR produces the protein MSSGRKILGEERRTLILQYLKQSSDPITGSELAKKTNVSRQVIVNDITILKARNEPIIATSQGYMYLPQSGNDGVFERTIACYHSPDEAEAELNLLVDYGLTVKDVKIEHPVYGDLTASIMVSNRKEVEQFMARIRETNAAFLSELTDGVHLHTVSAKDSRTLDAAEKALKKAGFLLDE
- the pheA gene encoding prephenate dehydratase encodes the protein MKISYLGPAATFTDLAVCSAFPKAEKKACMTIPECMDEVMEGKADLAVVPLENTLEGTVNLTIDYLTQEVDLKIIAELIAPIRQHLLMHPQNAERWKNIEKVMSHPHAIAQCYKFLHTYFEKVPCEEAASTAAAARYVSEHPEELTAAIGNSLSAEKYGLTIVKENIHDYDFNHTKFIVLSKEEQKLELPYESGVEKTTIMVTLPSDQAGALHQVLSALAWRKINLSKIESRPVKTGLGNYFFIIDINQRMDDILLPNAFAEMEALGCTVKVLGSYLSYQI
- a CDS encoding ACT domain-containing protein, which gives rise to MRKKDLNQKFYLVREDVLPEAMKKTLEVKELLERGKADSVQDAVNKVDLSRSAFYKYRDTVFPFHTVVKEKIITLFFYLEDRSGTLSQLLEVAARFHCNVLTIHQTIPIQGRANVTLSLDVTNMSTDLDDLLNKLKKLEFVEKVEVLGSGA
- the obgE gene encoding GTPase ObgE; the encoded protein is MFVDQVKIYVKGGDGGNGMVAFRREKYVPKGGPAGGDGGKGADVVFEVDEGLRTLMDFRYQRHFKAPRGENGMSKNQHGKNAEDMVVKVPPGTVVIDDDTKEVIADLTEHGQRVVVAKGGRGGRGNTRFATPANPAPEICEKGEPGEERYVVLELKLLADVGLVGFPSVGKSTLLSVVSRARPKIADYHFTTIVPNLGVVETEDGRSFVMADLPGLIEGAHQGVGLGHQFLRHIERTRVIVHVIDMSASEGRDPYEDYVTINNELKEYNLRLTERPQIIVANKMDIPEAHENLKRFKEKLQEDYPVFPISAATREGIRELLFAIADKLEETPEFPLHDAEEKQGVHRVVYKYERPEEEFTITRDPDGAFVLSGAKIEKLFKMTDFTRDESIRRFARQMRSLGVDEALRAKGAKDGDTVRLLDYEFEFIE